The Paraburkholderia hayleyella genome includes the window GCAGCGCAAAATGCGCGCACCGATGGCATGTTTGTTAGGCAGGCTTGCCCGAGCAACGAACTTACTGTTCAGCACCTGCCCTATCAGCCGCCTTGCAGATCGCCAGAAATTCTTCGCCCTTCAAGGAAGCACCGCCGATCAAGCCGCCATCAATATCCGCCTGAAGGAATAATTCACGCGCATTTTCTGGCTTCACACTTCCACCGTATAGCAGCGGCACTCGCGCCACTATCGGATCTTTTGCCCGCAAAAGGCCCCGCAAAAACGCATGAACCTCTTGCGCCTCTACAGCCGTGGCACTTTTACCCGTGCCAATCGCCCAAACGGGCTCATACGCCACAACGATTCGTGCAGCCGCCTCAACGGATAACTTGTCCAGCACACCGCCCAGTTGCGCCCCGACCACCTGTTGCGTCAGGCCAGCCTCACGCTCTGCAAGCGTTTCACCCACGCAGACAATCGGCGTTAATCCCGCAGCCAGCGCTTGCCCTGTCTTGAGCGCCACCAGCTCGATACTTTCGCGGTGATAAGCCCGGCGCTCAGAATGCCCAACGATCGCCAGCGACGCGCCGAACTCAAGCGCCATTTCTGCCGCGACTTCCCCCGTATAAGCCCCCGTGGTATAGGCCGAAATATCCTGCACGCCCCACGCAACACGACTGCCCTCTAACAGCGACTGCGCCTGCGCAAGATAAGGACAAGGCACGCACAACCCAACCTGCACCGAACCCGACAACGCCGCCGCACCTTGCGCCGTCATTTGCAAAAGCGCTGCATTGCCCGCTAGCCGGCCATGCATTTTCCAGTTACCCACTACCAGTCTTACTCGTTGTTTCAACATGGCTTCGCTTTATCTTGTCGTGACGGCCTGGCTCGTGACGGCTTGGCAAACCGGGACCCAACCGCGGAACCCATCAAAATCTTTGAATGCCGTTGGCGGGCAAAGCGCGCAATTTTACTGCGGACACGCCAACCGGGTCAAACTAACGTGCGCCAATCCAGCACAATCTTACCCACATGCGTGCTGCTTTCCATCAATGCATGCGCAGCGGCAGCCTGGCTCGCAGGGAACACCTGGTACACCACCGGCTTGATCCGGCCATCTTCCAGACAAGGCCACACGCGCGCCTTCAACTGCGCCGCGATACCCGCCTTGAATGCCACCGAACGCGGACGTAACGTCGAACCCGTCAGCGTCAGGCGGCGACGTAAAATTTCGCCCAGATTAAGCTCAGCCGTCGCGCCACCCAGCAAGGCAATCACCACCAGGCGGCCACCGTCGGCCAGCACCGACAGCTCGCGCGGTACATAGCTGCCCGCCACCATGTCGAGGATCACATCAACACCACGGCCATGCGTCAGCGATTTGATGACCTCAACGAAATCTTCCGTCTTGTAGTTGATCGCCCGCTCTGCGCCAAGCTGCTCGCAAGCGCGGCATTTTTCGTCCGTGCCCGCCGTGGCGAAAACCCGAAAGCCCAAGGCCCGCGCAATCTGGATCGCGCTCACGCCAATCCCGCTCGAGCCCCCTTGCACCAGCAAAATCTCATCAGCGCCGCCTTCGCCCGCACCAAGCTGCGCACGGTCAAACACATTGCTCCAGACAGTGAAGAACGTCTCGGGTAGCGAGGCGGCCTCAATCTCCGTCAAACCTGCAGGCACGGGCAAACATTGCATCAGCGGCGCCACAGCGTACCCGGCATAGCCCCCGCCCGCGAGCAAGGCGCAAACACGATCACCCAGCTTGAGTCCAAACGGATTGGGCCCGTCGATCGCCCCGCCCACAATCTCACCCGCGACTTCCAGCCCCGGCAAATCAGACGCTCCCGGTGGCGGTGCATAGGCGCCTTTGCGCTGAAACACATCCGGACGATTCACCCCCGACGCCGCGACCCGGATCAAGACCTCTCCAGCCCCAGGCACCGGTATCGGGCGCTCAACCAGCCGCAACACATCAGGTGCGCCGAATTCGGTAATTTCAATCGCTTTCATCTGCCCGGCCCTCCAGGTTTGCACTGACTCAAGCAGTACATGAGATTCTTTTTACCCGCCTATCAGGAAAAACGGCCGACGCGTGAACCACGCTATCGGCCGTCATCCCTCCTGCCAATGCCTTACAGCGGCGTGGGTTCCACAGGTGCCGCGCCTGGCGCCGCATCATTGAGCAGCGCCTTGGCCGACAAGCGTACCCGGCCTTTCTCATCCGTCTGAATGACCTTGACCTTGACTCGCTGGCCTTCCTTCAGATAGTCGTTCAGATCCTTGATGCGCTCATTGGCGATCTCGGAGATGTGCAACAGACCGTCCTTGCCCGGCAAGATGTTCACGATCGCACCGAAATCCAGCAGCTTAAGGACCGTGCCCTCATAAACCTTGCCGACTTCGACATCCATCGTGATTGCTTCGATACGGCGTTTGGCTTCGGCCATCCCCTCGCTATTCGTGCTAGCGATTGTCACCAGGCCATCTTCCGAAATATCGATCGTCGTACCGGTTTCTTCAGTCAGTGTGCGGATCACCGAACCACCCTTGCCGATCACGTCGCGGATTTTTTCCGGATTGATCTTTACGGTAA containing:
- the tpiA gene encoding triose-phosphate isomerase, which produces MLKQRVRLVVGNWKMHGRLAGNAALLQMTAQGAAALSGSVQVGLCVPCPYLAQAQSLLEGSRVAWGVQDISAYTTGAYTGEVAAEMALEFGASLAIVGHSERRAYHRESIELVALKTGQALAAGLTPIVCVGETLAEREAGLTQQVVGAQLGGVLDKLSVEAAARIVVAYEPVWAIGTGKSATAVEAQEVHAFLRGLLRAKDPIVARVPLLYGGSVKPENARELFLQADIDGGLIGGASLKGEEFLAICKAADRAGAEQ
- a CDS encoding NAD(P)H-quinone oxidoreductase — translated: MKAIEITEFGAPDVLRLVERPIPVPGAGEVLIRVAASGVNRPDVFQRKGAYAPPPGASDLPGLEVAGEIVGGAIDGPNPFGLKLGDRVCALLAGGGYAGYAVAPLMQCLPVPAGLTEIEAASLPETFFTVWSNVFDRAQLGAGEGGADEILLVQGGSSGIGVSAIQIARALGFRVFATAGTDEKCRACEQLGAERAINYKTEDFVEVIKSLTHGRGVDVILDMVAGSYVPRELSVLADGGRLVVIALLGGATAELNLGEILRRRLTLTGSTLRPRSVAFKAGIAAQLKARVWPCLEDGRIKPVVYQVFPASQAAAAHALMESSTHVGKIVLDWRTLV